Proteins from a genomic interval of Lacticaseibacillus pabuli:
- a CDS encoding ImmA/IrrE family metallo-endopeptidase, with product MNDTLTKILGYAYDHGIGIEVHRDLPDDWPSVAIPQRKAIMLNANWGRPDEVPFMAAHEIGHVLNGDSGRLYYDNKRVKSDTERDADRTAIKVLYNICKNDEDFDAAYFNPVQFMENFKIPDCYRDYVQKIGGQYYGLLG from the coding sequence ATGAACGACACTTTAACTAAGATACTGGGCTATGCGTATGATCACGGCATCGGCATTGAGGTTCACCGAGACCTTCCTGATGACTGGCCTTCTGTAGCCATCCCTCAGCGTAAAGCTATTATGCTAAACGCCAACTGGGGACGACCTGACGAGGTTCCGTTTATGGCGGCACACGAAATAGGCCACGTCCTAAACGGTGACAGTGGCCGCCTATACTACGACAACAAGAGAGTTAAATCCGACACTGAGCGTGACGCGGACAGAACGGCCATTAAAGTCTTGTACAACATATGTAAGAATGATGAAGACTTCGATGCAGCGTACTTCAATCCTGTGCAATTTATGGAGAACTTCAAAATACCAGACTGCTACCGTGACTATGTTCAAAAAATAGGGGGACAATACTATGGGCTTCTGGGATAA
- a CDS encoding LCP family protein: protein MGPEFRRVHPRHPIANFIFVCISAVVIILGAYGLKMYGDTRNAFNSTFQQLAGRANASAKIKEGKPVSFLLMGTDTGALGRKEKGNSDTMIVVTINPKTKKSTMVSIPRDTLADIQDGSSRNLQKVNSAYFRGGSNMAVKTVENLLNIKLDYYVTVNMGGLSKIVDAVGGIDVKVPFSWDDTAHDAGVFKKGPAHLNGKRALQFARMRKLDPEGDYGRQKRQQTVIKAIMKKVLSTQTIGNYEPLLASLKGNLRMNLTFDDLVAIGSSSKYRAALENLKRDQLQGTGATIDGGSYQVTKNSELQRVSDLINTSLGEPTEQVDNAVTHENDANSNFDWKSGWNPVYTIYPQSQSSY, encoded by the coding sequence ATGGGACCAGAATTTCGCCGTGTACACCCACGACACCCGATTGCTAATTTTATATTTGTCTGTATCAGTGCAGTTGTCATTATCCTTGGTGCGTATGGCCTGAAGATGTATGGCGACACACGAAATGCGTTTAATTCCACTTTTCAGCAACTAGCTGGTCGTGCGAATGCTTCTGCGAAAATCAAAGAGGGTAAACCCGTTTCGTTCCTGCTCATGGGGACCGATACTGGGGCGTTGGGTCGTAAAGAGAAGGGTAACTCGGACACGATGATTGTCGTGACCATTAACCCGAAAACTAAAAAGTCGACGATGGTAAGTATTCCGCGCGACACACTAGCGGATATCCAGGATGGCAGTAGTCGTAATCTGCAAAAAGTGAACTCCGCGTACTTCCGTGGAGGTTCCAATATGGCCGTGAAGACCGTCGAGAACTTACTCAACATCAAGCTAGACTACTACGTCACGGTTAATATGGGCGGTTTGTCCAAGATTGTGGATGCGGTCGGTGGGATTGATGTGAAGGTGCCATTCAGTTGGGATGACACCGCGCATGACGCCGGGGTCTTCAAGAAGGGACCCGCTCATCTGAACGGGAAACGTGCCCTGCAGTTCGCACGGATGCGCAAGCTGGATCCAGAGGGCGATTACGGTCGCCAAAAGCGGCAGCAAACCGTGATCAAGGCCATCATGAAGAAGGTCTTGTCTACGCAAACCATCGGCAATTACGAACCACTGCTTGCATCGCTAAAGGGTAACTTGCGTATGAACCTGACGTTTGACGACTTGGTTGCCATCGGTTCCAGCAGCAAGTACCGCGCAGCACTGGAGAACCTGAAGCGCGACCAGTTGCAGGGCACCGGCGCGACGATTGATGGTGGCAGTTACCAGGTTACCAAGAACTCTGAGCTGCAACGCGTGAGTGATCTTATTAACACCAGTCTGGGCGAGCCAACGGAGCAAGTCGATAATGCCGTTACGCATGAAAATGATGCGAATAGCAACTTCGATTGGAAGTCCGGTTGGAACCCGGTTTACACGATTTACCCACAGTCACAAAGTAGCTATTAG
- a CDS encoding DUF1351 domain-containing protein: MTEEQQLIKFTPAQVSFGDFDQLSKQIADYVGQRKDLVVTPDTKKQVTAAKNEMGKYFTDLDDRRKAIKKEYEAPLKAFEAQFKTVTKPLVDLKKGYKEDLDEIANQEAEQRRVIVLQEIADMCAPLDVDPAAVEFDDRWLNKGMQKVDMSSTVAALREISGAVQWAANQKKLETERKRRIEEHAKAQHMDASGWTQAVSADTDTDAVIAQMDQAQATQEHQTRVEHVDKETGELKAVTRTVRITGDMDRVAKLIDWLPSQNFEVTVID; the protein is encoded by the coding sequence ATGACAGAAGAGCAACAGCTAATAAAGTTCACGCCAGCACAAGTCAGCTTTGGCGACTTTGACCAGCTTAGCAAGCAGATTGCCGACTATGTGGGTCAGCGTAAAGACCTGGTAGTCACACCTGACACTAAAAAGCAGGTGACTGCTGCTAAGAATGAGATGGGCAAGTACTTCACTGACCTTGATGACAGACGTAAAGCCATCAAGAAGGAGTATGAGGCACCGCTAAAGGCTTTTGAAGCACAGTTTAAGACTGTCACCAAGCCGCTTGTCGACCTCAAGAAGGGTTACAAAGAAGACCTGGATGAGATTGCCAATCAGGAGGCGGAACAGCGCCGTGTCATCGTACTGCAAGAGATTGCGGACATGTGTGCACCGCTTGACGTCGACCCCGCCGCTGTCGAATTTGATGACCGTTGGCTCAACAAGGGGATGCAGAAGGTCGACATGTCTTCAACTGTCGCGGCTTTGCGTGAGATTAGTGGTGCCGTACAGTGGGCCGCCAACCAGAAAAAGCTAGAAACCGAGCGCAAGCGTCGCATTGAAGAGCACGCCAAGGCTCAGCACATGGATGCCAGCGGCTGGACACAAGCCGTCAGCGCTGACACAGACACTGATGCTGTCATTGCCCAGATGGACCAGGCACAGGCTACGCAGGAGCACCAGACACGCGTGGAACACGTCGACAAGGAAACCGGCGAGCTCAAGGCTGTTACCCGCACCGTGCGCATCACAGGTGACATGGATCGAGTAGCTAAGCTCATCGACTGGCTTCCATCACAAAACTTCGAGGTGACCGTCATTGACTGA
- a CDS encoding Xaa-Pro dipeptidyl-peptidase has product MKLNQYAYVETPLAQQRAELDHIGLPTRSDSLASLAHAIFSKFEAQAKTPAAKDAALKSKAVTSDQDLLAFLTSKPTTITRAEFAAIALQYLGFEAGPDFELAKAVQFMTDSKLPLPAADITTQDDFVAAVYRLLNTRSKHLGMLVDLLADRGFFSDQLGDFTFLNGKALPTFDTRKVIRESVWIESDMDTDGDGKRDMLEATIFRPSETEGAVRVPALFTANPYFHGTNDVEAVTHVPEPNLAVKPARTQAKAPAPDIDAHLPERQVAHETTHAEVYADEAGIYSLNDYFLARGFATVYSAGIGTRDSDGLRSTGGPDETAGAVNIIEWLGGTRRAFTTRDGHTEIKAWWCNHKVAMTGKSYLGTLAIAAATSGTPALKTVISEAAISSWYDYYREGGLVVAPGGFQGEDADVLGVDTYSRLKNAGDALRGNKAWTQRLKDLGHDQDRTFGDYTPFWDARNYRNNLANVKCDIVSVHGLNDWNVKPHNVIKLHEQLRKLPVRHIMYMHQGQHVYLNNVRSLDFTDQMNLWLSHKLLGQDNGAQAQLPDVTIQDNVEAETWHTQSDFGHGEGTSSVTVKLGDGHATFTDNSTAHFKAASDNSNGFEKHIIEADSVYANDRLILPLPDLPAGAVLEGVPTLQLKLTIDQPSAIVSVRLVELGSAKRFRPNASIVEAKGYAQGWGWTYDNIMEFTPTDKDSEAKLISFAHVNTQNPDSPAVSVAPAHGEELTLNMPLQPTRFAMHKDCKLALIVHGADMAQTIRPDVATNFKINLSGSKLTLPIRTIK; this is encoded by the coding sequence ATGAAACTTAATCAATACGCTTATGTTGAAACCCCGCTCGCCCAGCAACGTGCGGAACTTGACCACATTGGATTGCCAACCCGCAGTGACTCGCTCGCGAGTCTCGCCCACGCCATCTTCAGCAAGTTTGAAGCTCAGGCGAAAACCCCTGCTGCTAAAGACGCCGCCCTTAAGAGCAAGGCGGTCACCAGCGATCAAGATTTGCTAGCATTTCTCACCAGCAAGCCTACCACCATTACGCGTGCAGAGTTTGCTGCCATCGCATTGCAGTACCTCGGTTTCGAGGCTGGTCCTGACTTCGAACTCGCCAAGGCCGTTCAGTTTATGACTGACAGCAAGCTGCCCTTGCCCGCTGCGGACATCACAACGCAGGACGACTTTGTTGCTGCAGTCTACCGTTTACTCAACACCCGTAGCAAGCACCTCGGCATGCTCGTCGATTTGCTTGCCGACCGCGGTTTTTTCAGCGATCAACTAGGCGACTTTACGTTCCTGAATGGGAAGGCCCTGCCAACTTTTGACACCCGCAAAGTCATTCGTGAAAGTGTCTGGATTGAATCTGACATGGACACTGATGGCGATGGCAAACGCGACATGCTGGAGGCCACCATTTTCAGGCCAAGCGAAACTGAGGGCGCCGTTCGTGTCCCTGCTCTTTTCACCGCCAACCCATACTTCCACGGCACCAACGACGTTGAGGCCGTCACCCACGTTCCAGAACCAAACCTAGCCGTTAAACCGGCACGCACGCAGGCCAAAGCACCAGCGCCTGATATTGACGCCCACCTGCCAGAGCGTCAGGTGGCACATGAAACGACCCACGCCGAGGTTTACGCCGATGAAGCAGGTATTTACAGCCTAAACGACTACTTCTTGGCGCGCGGCTTTGCGACTGTCTACTCGGCGGGTATTGGCACGCGTGATTCTGACGGCCTGCGCAGTACCGGTGGCCCTGACGAAACGGCGGGTGCCGTCAACATCATCGAATGGCTTGGGGGCACACGCCGTGCCTTCACCACGCGGGATGGCCATACGGAAATCAAGGCCTGGTGGTGCAATCACAAGGTCGCGATGACCGGGAAGTCCTACTTAGGCACCTTGGCCATCGCAGCTGCAACGAGTGGCACACCTGCGCTGAAGACCGTTATCTCAGAAGCAGCCATTTCCTCCTGGTACGACTACTACCGCGAAGGCGGCCTCGTCGTCGCCCCAGGTGGCTTCCAGGGCGAAGATGCCGACGTCCTTGGTGTCGACACCTACTCACGCCTGAAGAACGCTGGGGATGCGCTCCGCGGCAATAAAGCATGGACCCAACGTCTTAAGGACCTCGGCCATGACCAAGACCGTACTTTCGGCGATTACACACCATTTTGGGACGCTCGCAATTACCGCAACAACCTCGCGAACGTCAAGTGCGACATTGTCTCTGTTCACGGCCTCAACGACTGGAACGTCAAGCCACACAACGTCATCAAACTGCACGAACAACTGCGTAAGTTACCCGTGCGGCACATCATGTACATGCACCAGGGGCAGCACGTTTACCTCAACAACGTTCGCTCCCTCGACTTTACCGACCAAATGAACCTGTGGCTCTCACACAAATTACTCGGCCAGGACAACGGCGCACAAGCTCAACTTCCCGACGTGACCATTCAGGACAACGTCGAAGCCGAGACTTGGCATACCCAAAGCGACTTTGGCCATGGTGAAGGTACCAGCAGTGTGACCGTTAAGCTCGGGGATGGACATGCCACCTTCACCGACAACAGCACCGCACACTTCAAGGCAGCCAGCGACAACTCCAACGGCTTTGAAAAGCACATCATTGAGGCCGATTCGGTTTACGCCAACGACCGTTTGATCTTGCCACTCCCTGATTTACCAGCAGGCGCCGTACTCGAAGGCGTGCCAACTTTGCAGCTGAAACTGACGATTGATCAGCCCAGCGCGATTGTGAGTGTCCGGCTCGTTGAACTCGGTAGCGCCAAACGGTTCCGGCCGAATGCCTCGATAGTTGAGGCCAAGGGGTACGCCCAAGGATGGGGCTGGACTTACGACAACATCATGGAATTCACGCCAACCGACAAGGATTCCGAGGCAAAACTGATTTCCTTTGCCCACGTGAACACACAGAATCCTGACAGCCCAGCCGTGAGCGTCGCACCGGCGCATGGTGAGGAATTGACTTTGAACATGCCATTGCAACCAACGCGCTTTGCGATGCATAAGGATTGCAAGCTCGCTCTAATCGTACATGGCGCCGACATGGCACAGACCATCCGGCCAGACGTCGCGACGAACTTCAAGATTAACCTATCCGGCAGCAAGTTAACCTTGCCGATTCGGACAATCAAATAA
- a CDS encoding tyrosine-type recombinase/integrase, with protein sequence MATFSKLDSGRWQYRVSVGSGKNRKRIKSSLDEAGNPLMSLKAAKLAANSIESRTLRGRTATGSKQSISDYFDNWIKVYKLGKHSASTDAWYHNVSGYIREYFDDTQLSTIDRMQWQQFINHLSTTPRSARKGPLSHSTILRVNNYMRAVAGEALEDGVITKDFTRHVDLGGEDSKPAVDKFLNQQEFIDILSLAAQRADMQHMSDYIIFAQGLLGTRFEETIGIAWDRIDWEHQTVRIDRSWNYKIKSQYGNFGGLKNKASYRTLPMSNDLAAMFKQLQGEQQDLYSAQQYTDPDNLVFRNFYHNVVNNNAVNDTLKRLCTAAKTHIKITSHGLRHTNGSVLLYNGVELIAVSRRLGHADMQTTIKTYAHEIHEMQMREDTKTAKVLDGLDILE encoded by the coding sequence ATGGCAACATTCAGCAAATTAGACTCTGGACGCTGGCAGTATCGTGTGTCTGTTGGCTCGGGCAAAAACCGCAAACGTATCAAAAGTTCGCTTGATGAAGCTGGCAACCCGCTTATGTCACTAAAAGCTGCAAAACTGGCGGCTAATAGCATCGAGTCCCGCACCTTGCGAGGACGGACGGCAACTGGAAGTAAACAATCCATATCAGATTATTTTGACAACTGGATCAAGGTTTACAAACTGGGTAAGCACTCAGCTAGCACTGATGCCTGGTACCATAATGTTTCTGGCTATATCCGTGAATATTTCGACGATACTCAACTGTCTACAATTGACCGCATGCAATGGCAGCAATTCATCAATCATCTGAGTACAACGCCTCGGAGCGCCCGCAAAGGTCCTCTAAGTCACTCTACCATTCTGCGAGTGAACAACTACATGCGGGCAGTCGCTGGCGAAGCACTAGAAGATGGTGTCATCACCAAAGACTTCACCCGGCATGTAGACCTCGGAGGCGAGGATAGCAAGCCCGCTGTGGACAAGTTTCTTAACCAACAGGAGTTTATCGATATCTTATCCCTCGCCGCTCAGAGAGCCGATATGCAGCATATGAGCGACTATATCATCTTTGCACAGGGATTACTGGGTACTCGTTTTGAGGAGACCATCGGCATCGCCTGGGACCGTATCGACTGGGAGCATCAGACGGTCCGCATTGACCGCAGTTGGAACTACAAGATAAAGAGCCAATATGGCAATTTTGGCGGTCTCAAAAACAAAGCCTCATACCGTACTCTTCCCATGTCTAATGATTTAGCCGCCATGTTCAAGCAACTACAAGGCGAACAACAAGACCTATACAGCGCTCAGCAATATACTGATCCAGACAATTTGGTATTCAGAAACTTCTATCACAATGTGGTGAACAACAATGCGGTCAACGACACTTTGAAGCGCTTATGTACTGCAGCTAAGACTCATATTAAGATAACCAGTCATGGCCTGCGCCACACAAACGGTTCTGTTCTGCTTTACAATGGCGTGGAGCTAATCGCCGTTAGCCGTCGTCTTGGCCACGCAGATATGCAGACAACAATCAAGACATATGCCCACGAGATACACGAGATGCAAATGCGTGAGGATACTAAGACTGCCAAGGTTCTCGACGGCTTGGATATTTTAGAGTGA
- a CDS encoding helix-turn-helix domain-containing protein has product MAEEALQEAATAVKKAIKKRLIDRNMSQKEVAEMIGITQQQMTRAVAGASGPRDVEIRHQIYKILDMKEER; this is encoded by the coding sequence TTGGCAGAGGAAGCATTACAGGAAGCGGCGACAGCCGTAAAGAAAGCCATCAAGAAACGACTGATTGACCGCAACATGTCTCAAAAGGAAGTCGCTGAAATGATTGGTATCACACAGCAACAGATGACTCGTGCTGTTGCCGGCGCGTCAGGTCCAAGAGACGTGGAAATTCGTCATCAGATTTACAAAATTCTAGACATGAAGGAGGAACGGTGA
- a CDS encoding Rha family transcriptional regulator, producing the protein MANLVIMHDQQAVTTSLQLAETFGKNHKHVLDSIENLVAEKSAAKFFAKDTYTSRGKQYPLYYMTRDGFTLLAMGFTGKAALEFKLQYIDAFNSMEQTIKRVPEKRLDPVQQAELNATRAKTAKANALYKIAVKTNSQTSQQYLLAKAAEAILGEMTIPALPNKEYSATEVGKRYGVSANRVGRIAKAAGIKAEQPGQNDYGRWANSKSRNSNKEVPQWLYTEAGAVEVGKHVKEGVQQ; encoded by the coding sequence ATGGCTAATTTAGTAATCATGCATGACCAGCAAGCCGTAACAACCAGCCTGCAATTAGCTGAAACCTTTGGCAAGAATCATAAGCATGTTCTTGATAGCATTGAAAATCTCGTGGCCGAAAAGTCGGCTGCCAAATTCTTCGCTAAGGACACGTATACAAGCCGAGGCAAACAATACCCGTTGTACTACATGACACGCGACGGGTTCACGCTGCTTGCTATGGGATTCACTGGCAAGGCCGCTCTTGAGTTTAAGCTTCAGTACATCGACGCGTTCAATTCAATGGAGCAGACAATCAAACGGGTACCAGAAAAACGACTGGATCCTGTTCAACAGGCAGAGCTAAACGCGACACGTGCCAAGACAGCCAAGGCCAATGCATTATACAAGATTGCTGTGAAGACTAACTCACAGACATCACAGCAGTATTTGCTTGCCAAGGCGGCAGAGGCAATTCTCGGCGAGATGACTATCCCAGCACTACCAAACAAAGAATACAGTGCGACTGAGGTTGGCAAGCGCTACGGCGTTAGTGCTAATCGGGTTGGCCGAATTGCAAAGGCCGCGGGCATCAAGGCAGAGCAACCAGGGCAGAACGATTACGGACGCTGGGCAAACAGCAAGTCCCGTAACAGCAATAAGGAAGTCCCACAGTGGCTGTACACAGAAGCCGGTGCGGTTGAGGTAGGCAAACACGTAAAGGAAGGTGTTCAGCAATGA
- a CDS encoding conserved phage C-terminal domain-containing protein translates to MSKLIKPRRTGFTVTSNKIIRDASLSWKARGIFTYLWSQPKDWDFYETEVMRHATDGRDGLRSGLKELETAGYLKRLRTRNEKGQLSGSDWEISDEPMLASPVSDKPMLQNPMLDEGTLLNTNPLSTNQLNTNNTKDTLSGKPDLTWVVAVRVISHLNEKTGRHFRDTPTNRRLIMSRVKEGFTEADCMQVIDNKVADWKNDSKYSQYLRPATLFNASKFEGYLNEPKHEEVKGYGGLDF, encoded by the coding sequence ATGAGCAAACTCATTAAACCTAGGCGCACCGGCTTTACAGTCACGAGCAACAAAATCATCCGTGATGCAAGTCTTAGCTGGAAGGCACGTGGCATCTTCACCTATCTCTGGTCACAGCCAAAAGACTGGGACTTCTACGAGACTGAGGTCATGCGCCATGCAACTGATGGACGTGATGGACTCCGCAGCGGGCTCAAAGAGCTTGAGACTGCGGGATACCTCAAACGATTGCGCACACGAAACGAGAAGGGACAGCTTAGCGGTTCTGACTGGGAGATAAGTGACGAGCCTATGTTGGCATCTCCTGTGTCTGATAAACCTATGTTGCAAAATCCTATGTTGGATGAGGGCACACTACTAAATACTAATCCACTAAGTACTAATCAACTAAATACTAACAACACTAAAGATACATTGTCAGGCAAGCCTGACCTCACCTGGGTGGTCGCTGTTCGAGTGATTTCACACCTGAACGAGAAGACAGGCAGGCATTTTCGGGACACACCTACGAACCGGCGTCTGATCATGTCTCGGGTTAAAGAAGGCTTCACTGAGGCTGACTGCATGCAAGTTATCGACAACAAAGTGGCTGACTGGAAAAACGATTCAAAGTACAGCCAGTATCTGCGACCTGCCACACTCTTTAATGCATCAAAGTTCGAGGGCTATCTTAACGAGCCTAAGCATGAGGAGGTAAAGGGATATGGCGGACTCGACTTCTAA
- a CDS encoding ERF family protein → MTETAATTEKPKETTTAQQRLLLKLVAASVMVKAVQKDGENAFQRYTFQSEAAIKNVVKPALEANGLAIIPSFQLIDQRDEPGKRGTNHIVDVLGTFVITDGVASITGTMLGSGADTMEKAMAKACTSAQKYFYKQLFNISDKDTDPDADDSTRSTQPQQSSQQPQQEVTTGGVSITMLRTFLTTMEDAAHKRHFEPKEVAKVIFEQAGVSSKPWVKLTPAEFGKIDAALDKYIKG, encoded by the coding sequence TTGACTGAGACAGCAGCAACAACTGAAAAGCCTAAGGAGACCACGACGGCCCAGCAGCGCCTTCTACTCAAGCTGGTTGCCGCAAGCGTCATGGTAAAGGCCGTACAAAAGGATGGCGAGAATGCCTTCCAGCGGTACACCTTCCAGAGCGAAGCAGCCATTAAAAATGTTGTAAAGCCCGCACTTGAGGCAAATGGCCTTGCCATCATCCCGTCTTTCCAACTGATTGACCAGCGTGATGAGCCTGGTAAACGTGGCACAAACCATATCGTGGATGTGCTGGGGACCTTTGTCATCACTGATGGCGTGGCAAGTATCACGGGCACCATGCTGGGCAGCGGAGCAGACACCATGGAGAAAGCCATGGCTAAGGCCTGCACCTCAGCACAGAAATACTTTTACAAACAGCTTTTTAACATTTCAGACAAAGACACTGATCCAGATGCCGATGACAGCACGCGCAGTACACAGCCGCAGCAATCAAGTCAGCAACCCCAGCAAGAAGTGACCACGGGTGGCGTCTCAATCACCATGCTGAGAACGTTCTTAACCACGATGGAGGACGCTGCACACAAGCGCCACTTTGAGCCGAAAGAGGTCGCCAAGGTCATCTTTGAGCAGGCTGGTGTGTCTTCCAAGCCGTGGGTCAAGCTCACACCTGCTGAGTTCGGCAAGATAGACGCCGCGCTCGACAAGTACATCAAGGGTTAG
- a CDS encoding SAP domain-containing protein yields MGFWDKAKSMFASKHEIVPRTTYTAVEPPITEKESFAKSYTKLHNLTIGETIMLHWLDGKPYDAPVPGFFSFNLHTNPLIAKKRLLNEGLVINAPNEVALTSLKIVDLKALLKTHDAKVSGNKADLIKRVLNEIPDEEYAKQLPRTLVASNKGKQIMEDTQLINWARTNDAFVLLPRYVSALPTADNAVTTFASIAEKIELEDLFASLPITDDITGGIGLYLYQASKFGRMASDKRWTDYYLAYVWIDYFNFENARIIVQGRHDEAGFLQSDILGKIQDGTTIDQAAISSAQGFIKETLISNLPKALNGTEVYLGNIIQSLITDSPDKAEEIRSHYVQKII; encoded by the coding sequence ATGGGCTTCTGGGATAAAGCGAAATCAATGTTCGCCTCCAAACACGAGATAGTTCCTAGGACTACCTATACAGCCGTCGAGCCACCTATAACCGAAAAAGAAAGCTTTGCTAAGTCATACACAAAGTTACACAACCTAACGATTGGCGAAACCATCATGCTTCACTGGCTCGACGGGAAGCCATACGATGCACCTGTTCCGGGATTCTTTTCCTTTAACCTGCATACCAACCCACTAATCGCAAAAAAGCGACTTTTGAATGAGGGGTTAGTAATTAATGCACCCAATGAAGTGGCATTAACGTCGCTGAAAATTGTTGATCTAAAGGCATTGTTAAAGACACATGACGCCAAGGTCAGCGGCAATAAGGCCGACCTAATTAAACGAGTCTTGAATGAAATACCGGACGAAGAATATGCAAAGCAGTTGCCGAGAACACTTGTAGCCAGTAACAAGGGAAAACAAATTATGGAGGATACTCAACTAATTAACTGGGCTCGCACCAATGACGCCTTTGTATTATTGCCTAGATATGTATCTGCCTTGCCAACGGCTGACAACGCTGTTACAACCTTTGCCAGTATCGCAGAGAAAATTGAGTTAGAAGATCTATTTGCCAGCTTACCAATTACAGACGATATAACCGGAGGAATTGGCTTATATCTATATCAAGCTTCAAAGTTTGGGCGTATGGCTAGTGACAAACGATGGACCGATTATTATCTAGCTTATGTTTGGATAGATTACTTCAATTTTGAAAATGCACGTATTATCGTCCAAGGACGTCATGATGAAGCTGGCTTCCTACAGTCAGATATTCTAGGCAAAATACAAGATGGTACTACAATCGACCAAGCAGCCATTTCCTCTGCTCAAGGATTCATTAAAGAAACGCTGATTTCAAATTTGCCAAAAGCCTTGAACGGCACAGAGGTTTATCTTGGCAATATTATTCAGTCTTTGATTACCGATAGTCCAGACAAGGCAGAAGAAATAAGAAGCCATTACGTTCAGAAAATAATATAA
- a CDS encoding helix-turn-helix domain-containing protein yields MTVFERIKTTAKNRGWSLQEVAQRAGIGINTIYGWKKGTPAANKLQAVADKLDVSVDYLLGNTDNPSTDTQHDTKPNDLSEDVPFAFEGREIPAEQMELIRQMLANFKGDGDK; encoded by the coding sequence ATGACAGTCTTTGAGCGAATTAAAACAACCGCTAAAAATCGGGGCTGGAGTCTACAAGAGGTAGCACAACGTGCCGGGATAGGCATAAACACGATTTATGGATGGAAAAAAGGGACACCCGCAGCAAATAAACTGCAGGCTGTCGCTGATAAATTAGACGTATCAGTAGATTACCTTTTAGGTAATACTGACAACCCATCTACCGACACACAGCATGATACAAAGCCTAATGATCTATCCGAAGATGTACCATTTGCCTTTGAGGGTCGAGAGATACCTGCAGAACAAATGGAGCTCATTCGGCAAATGTTAGCGAACTTTAAGGGTGATGGTGACAAATGA
- a CDS encoding putative HNHc nuclease, whose product MRLDGHIESVSGDKVTVQLDQTPDPLRLRQLAHGKQPSVSVDVEDGRHISPDQRKKTWAMIRDYADYTGYSPIEMEQWLKAYFMADTGAEYFSLSDTSMENAVAFLTYVIDFGFAHAIPWRTQTLDAIPSDYPLMMQCLKHRICIICGKRAEIDHEPPIGRGYDREHIDNRRFKFFPLCHAHHMVRHTKGIEWFMSFYHIKPVKLDDDTIISLKLNSRKQLNEFDKEASDEQTH is encoded by the coding sequence ATGAGGCTGGATGGACATATCGAGAGTGTGAGCGGCGACAAGGTGACCGTGCAGCTTGACCAGACGCCTGACCCATTGCGGCTGAGACAGCTAGCACATGGCAAACAGCCGAGTGTGAGCGTCGATGTAGAAGATGGCCGTCACATATCACCTGACCAACGTAAAAAGACCTGGGCGATGATACGCGACTACGCAGACTATACCGGCTACAGTCCCATCGAAATGGAACAGTGGCTCAAAGCTTACTTCATGGCCGACACGGGTGCCGAGTACTTTTCGCTGTCTGACACGAGCATGGAAAACGCTGTGGCTTTTCTGACGTACGTGATTGACTTCGGCTTTGCTCATGCCATCCCGTGGCGCACGCAGACACTGGACGCGATACCGAGCGACTACCCGCTAATGATGCAGTGCCTCAAGCACCGTATATGTATCATCTGCGGCAAGCGTGCCGAGATTGACCACGAGCCACCTATTGGCCGTGGCTATGATCGGGAGCATATCGACAACAGACGATTTAAGTTCTTCCCGTTGTGTCATGCGCACCACATGGTCAGGCATACCAAAGGCATTGAGTGGTTCATGAGCTTTTACCACATCAAGCCGGTCAAGCTCGACGATGACACCATCATCAGCCTCAAGCTCAACTCACGCAAGCAACTCAACGAATTTGATAAGGAGGCAAGTGATGAGCAAACTCATTAA